The region CATTGTTTTTGTTCTGTGTGGAGCAACCCTCACATACCCATAAAGCCTTGCGGTTTCATCATCCATGGTATCCCTCTTTAATTAATTGCTTTAAAAAGATATTTAAAATTTTCTAAAAAAATACAGAACTTTAATATGTTACAACAAGTATTTAAATAATCAAAACTAATGAATGAATGTATACAAAAATTGGAGGGGCATATTTGAAAAGTGACAATAAACAACACGAAATCAAAACAACTAACCAAAAAAGTTCAAAAATAGATAATGAAGACAAAGAATATGCAGAATTAGTTGTAATCAAACCGGTAGGTTATCCATTCGATTTTACATTGATGGAAGACAATATCGAGATAACCAATACCAAATTATTTGAGGAATATGCACGTGAACAGTGGTTAGGTTTGGCGGTTCGTGAAAACTCATATTTATTTGACCAGAAGATAATTCCAGATTATGGTTTTGAAATTGTTACTGCAAAGCCAGACAACTCTTTAATTTCTGAATATACCAAAATAAAAATCATTACTGACGAGATTGATAAAAATAATGAGAAAAAAATTAAAACCAACATAAAAATGAATGACATCATCGGTCAGGAAAACGCAAAGTCAAAAATCAAGGTCATTTCCAAATATCTTGAAAACCCTGAAAGCTTTGGAGAGTGGGCTCCGAAAAACATTCTATTTTACGGCCTTCCAGGTACCGGTAAAACCATGCTTGTAAAGGCATTGGCAAACGAGCTTGAAGTTCCATTGTATTTGGTTAAGGCAACATCACTGATTGGAGAACATGTCGGAGATGCCTCATCCAAAATTCACGATTTATTTAAAAAGGC is a window of uncultured Methanobrevibacter sp. DNA encoding:
- a CDS encoding AAA family ATPase, with amino-acid sequence MKSDNKQHEIKTTNQKSSKIDNEDKEYAELVVIKPVGYPFDFTLMEDNIEITNTKLFEEYAREQWLGLAVRENSYLFDQKIIPDYGFEIVTAKPDNSLISEYTKIKIITDEIDKNNEKKIKTNIKMNDIIGQENAKSKIKVISKYLENPESFGEWAPKNILFYGLPGTGKTMLVKALANELEVPLYLVKATSLIGEHVGDASSKIHDLFKKASENAPSIIFIDEIDAIALHRSFQSLRGDVSEIVNSLLTEMDGIEENKSVITIGATNNQESLDLAVRSRFEEEIEFKLPNDNERLEIIENNLKTMPLDNDLDLEKIVKLTKGLSGRDIKEKILKTSLHNAISSDSDIITMENIEYALNSSKVKNTDIKGMFE